From Gossypium raimondii isolate GPD5lz chromosome 11, ASM2569854v1, whole genome shotgun sequence:
aacattttcaaacaatatgGATATAACAACCACCTACCtgtttttttattacataattttactaCGTGGTAGTTAATGTTATCCTGGCACtagttattttctttaaataaaaggTAATAAGGGAAAGTAGGGGGAAAAGAGAACAAAAGAGTGGAAATGCTTGAAAATGTCTCCTTTGGTTCTCTCATCTCCCTTAATTTTAGTTGCATGTAATCTATCTATTGGTTCTTGATACCTATGTTGCTCggactctttatttttcttgaattacCCGTGTCTAACACATGGATATGGGGATTCAACCTCCTAGAGTCCTCCAAGATACATACCCGTATTTGACACTCGCACCCAAGTCCAAGTAATATGGCTTGATACAGGTAGAGCATATAAATCTTAACTGTACTTATTTTTTCTCACATGACAactagcttttctttttttattcattcgTATAATGCTTATATGAGATTCAAATCTTTCAGTGTGCCTAAGCAAGTCTTCTGGTCCTGTTTTGTGAATACCTATTTCAGTAAATGACGGGTTCATTTTGATACAGCATTTCTCTGTTTGCTTTATTATTAGCATATTTTTCATATGGTGTAGATTCATTTCTCTTACATCAGCTGTCTTTGTACATGATGCTTGTTTTCGGTGCTGGAGCTTAACCtaaatttgtgtttaataaCCGGTGATTTATATTTTAGGTAGCTGCTGGGGGTACCCATTCTGTAGTGCTGACACGTGAAGGATATGTTTGGACCTGGGGTCAACCTTGGCCACCCGGAGACATGTATATTACCTTTGATTCaagttttttagttttctttagtgCTAGGGGTTTTCCAACCCAAGTGATCATATTCGAGGAGTGCAGTTAAATCATCTTGATATCTTTCTGCATATTCATAGCATATGTTATAACATTAATCCAAAATTCCGTTTCCCTTTCTCAGAAAACAAATATCTGTTCCTGTGAGAGTACAAGGTCTCGAAAATGTGAGGCTTATCACAGTGGGAGCATTTCATAATTTGGCTCTCCAGGAGGATGGGACTTTATGGGCATGGGGTAATAACGAATACGGACAACTTGGAACTGGGGACACTCAGCCAAGATCACAACCTATACCTGTCCAAGGATTATCTGGTCTCACTTTGGTATGCATTACCTTGTTAAGTTCCCTACTATCATCGTATTTATGTAGTTGTTGGCAAATTGTATTTAGAAGACTCAGTTCCATCGATGGTTGGAATGGATGGAAGTATAGGCCACAAGGATTTGATGAAGGTGTATCTACTAAGTAATGGTAGATCTCTGAAATCTTAACTATTGCTTTTAGGTTTGATAGGTTATAAATATACCCTCAGTCTCTTATGTTTATCTTGTTACGAACTTCAGTAAtcagataaaattaataatagtgACTGTTCTTGCTTTTGTTTCTTCATTCGTTCTTCATTTTAAAGTTCTGTTGTTTAGTGCTCCTAAGGTTTTATCAATAACTTTATCCTTTCTTCTTTGCTAGCTTTGGTCGTGTGTAATGTTTATTAATAGTCTGATTGGCCTTTTATTTGTCTGCACGTTTAGGTTGATATTGCTGCTGGTGGATGGCATTCCACTGCATTGACTGATGATGGAGAGGTATTTATCCATTTTTCTTTGGGGAAACTGAAAATACAAAGTGCATCTAGTGTGATCAAGAGATTTTATCATGTTTTGACTTTCATGAATTCTAGAAGAAATTCTACTTATTCGGAACATTGCTGCCAAGCCTCTTTTGGCTAATTAATGATGGAGAAAATAAGTCAGCTTTATGGATACAGCCATTTtgttatttctattattttgctGAAGTTACAAGCATAAATGCCTTTCAGCTTTGGAGCATGTAAAATTTCCCGTGAAATGCAATATTTCTgtttatgtcttttattttaGGTGTATGGTTGGGGAAGAGGAGAACATGGGAGGCTCGGGTTTGGAGATAACGATAAGAGCAGTAAAATGGTGCCGCAAAGGGTTCAACTTTTAGCTGGGGAAGATATTGTTCAGGTATTGCACTTCATCTCTCTGTGCAGCTAGTACAAAGTTCTAGCTATTCAAATTCTAGCATTTGTTTCAGCTTGTTCGGATCAGGGAGTATAAAAGATATACatgtaattaagttaaaaatatgaTGATGAAGAAGCTTAAATGCATTTTTGCGTTATAAATACAATTCGATACATGGAATAATGAACACCTCTACTCTACTCATTTCTTACTGTGGCTTGTGGTTAAAACTTGTATTTTAATCCAGGTATCTTGTGGTGGAACACATTCGGTTGCATTGACACGTGATGGGCGCATGTTTTCGGTAAAATACTTAACACATCTTCTTTAGTTGCTTTGCCTGCTAAATTCAATGGATGGAGTATGATCCCTTAACCCGAGTAAACAAATTAAGCATATCAAACTTTATCTCAGTGGCTAGTCTTCTTCTGAATTTGAGTTTGCTCTTGTATGTTTTCTCTTCATAATGGAATCTTTTATCAAtccatcatttcattttttgggCAAATATCACCTTTGCTTGGAATCTGCCATTCACCGTCCTCCCTCTAGTCTTCATTCATTCTTGGTTTATCTTCAGTTTGCTTTTCTCTAATGCACATAAACCGAGATAATGAATTAAGGCTGAATGTATAACTGACAAAACTTCAGTTGGATGTATATTGGAATTTTGGTTTCTTGATGCGGGTTTCGTCCTTGAGACTGCATGAGGATCTACCAACTTAAAAACTCAGACAAGTATTCATATCCAACGCTCACATCCAAGTAACTTGGGTAAAAACATTgataaatttcaaagaaaatgacTCAAGTAACAGATAACAGGATCAATATACATGCATTCTTAGTGTTCCcgtaatttttatgtattcTAAATAAATATGCAACCAATATACGACTGAAGATTCTCCCCTCTGTACTTGTGTGCCTGTTGCCTAGATTCGGTGATTCGTGTATTCATGTCGTGTTAGTGTATTTTCTTGTGTTATAATCTTGTTTAAGGtgttctatatttatttaacttttggcatcttaataaattgttttagaTAGATATAGATATGCTCATGTATTCATGTCATGTTTGTATTTCCTTCTTGTATGGTATcgtgttttagttattttttccATGTTGTGTAATCATATGGTGTCGCCTTACCCATGCCATAGCTTTGACATAAATGCAGAGATGATTTATCCACCCATTTCATCATTGCATATTACGGTTTAAAACATGAATCATGCTGACCGTTTTGTATCATGGGGCAGTTTGGACGAGGTGACCATGGACGACTAGGTTATGGGCGGAAGGCAACAACAGGTCAACCCATGGAAGTCCCGATCAATCTGCCAGCTCCAAAAAGTGTTAGCGGAAGTGGTGCTGAAGGATATTGGATCTCTAAACTTGTTGCATGCGGAGGCCGCCATACGCTTGCTATAGTAGAATGGAAGACCGATGAATCTAAGCCATAACTGAAGAATGTAATgttctcatatatataaatataaaacttgaTGACTGAAGAACAGCAAAACAAGGTTCCATTTAAAAAGCATGATGAGGAATAGCTGAATAAATGAACGTACTGTTCACTTAAATGGGTCTTTTACTGATAGATTGGAAGTTCAGtacttactaataatttcaaaattcatttttttttcaaaatttatcaaacatcacttaaataattaaatcaaatatgcCTCACTTAAAATGGCATAAGCACGTTcttttaatgactaaattgggtAATTGGATCGGTTGAATTGATCGGTTTGAAATAAAGGATTGGAATGGTTGATttgcaaatgttttttttttaaatttttattattttttaaagtttattcaattgAATTGGATAAATAAGTCGGATTGAGGATAAACgattttattgatttgattttgaaatctaGGTATGATCCATGCTTCACTTAATCACATTAGGATGTTTATAACTAGACTTGTACAAGGGTCAAGTACTTTGCGTCGCCCAAGGCAAGTATTTTTACATCTCGATTCGATCCGTTtcctatttaatttaaataatattttttaaaaataaatttaattataaaaatatataaaatatcaattaaaaaatattttaaatatatttttattaatttttgaataataaaacgaacttttcaaatgaattaatttaaaaatagacttgagtttgaaaatttttaaaattatgccTCGATTCCGCCCATAAACACATCTAATTATAACGTGGCGAATAAACTTGGATCTACTGATCGAATTTGCTGGAAATTAACACACTTAATTTTTATTCCATCGTAGATTCTTTCCAAGCTGTGGAATTCTTTTAGGATATTACAACATGCCATCGCTATGCTTcggaaaattgaattaaaacaatatttataaaattatattaataaataaaaatataattattaataattatatctaaacttaacaattaatatgaaataattcAAGGATTAAGATATTAATACAAAca
This genomic window contains:
- the LOC105803571 gene encoding ultraviolet-B receptor UVR8 isoform X1, encoding MASSSVIAWGSGEDGQLGIGNNEEREWVCVVQALEPHNVRSVVAGSRNSLAICDDGKLFTWGWNQRGTLGHPPETKTENIPSQVKALANVKIVQAAIGGWHCLAVDDEGRAYAWGGNEYGQCGEEPERKDDTGRPLRRDIVIPQRCAPKLVVRQVAAGGTHSVVLTREGYVWTWGQPWPPGDIKQISVPVRVQGLENVRLITVGAFHNLALQEDGTLWAWGNNEYGQLGTGDTQPRSQPIPVQGLSGLTLVDIAAGGWHSTALTDDGEVYGWGRGEHGRLGFGDNDKSSKMVPQRVQLLAGEDIVQVSCGGTHSVALTRDGRMFSFGRGDHGRLGYGRKATTGQPMEVPINLPAPKSVSGSGAEGYWISKLVACGGRHTLAIVEWKTDESKP
- the LOC105803571 gene encoding ultraviolet-B receptor UVR8 isoform X2, producing MLFTWGWNQRGTLGHPPETKTENIPSQVKALANVKIVQAAIGGWHCLAVDDEGRAYAWGGNEYGQCGEEPERKDDTGRPLRRDIVIPQRCAPKLVVRQVAAGGTHSVVLTREGYVWTWGQPWPPGDIKQISVPVRVQGLENVRLITVGAFHNLALQEDGTLWAWGNNEYGQLGTGDTQPRSQPIPVQGLSGLTLVDIAAGGWHSTALTDDGEVYGWGRGEHGRLGFGDNDKSSKMVPQRVQLLAGEDIVQVSCGGTHSVALTRDGRMFSFGRGDHGRLGYGRKATTGQPMEVPINLPAPKSVSGSGAEGYWISKLVACGGRHTLAIVEWKTDESKP